A genome region from Micromonospora peucetia includes the following:
- a CDS encoding FHA domain-containing protein FhaB/FipA, with translation MPELVITVARFGFLILLWIFVFTVVGVIRRDLFAGARSSRLVAAPRAVGASLGQAAKPAKAKRGRAAHQLVVTAGQLAGTRITLGEAQITIGRAEDSTLVITDDYASARHARLVPRDGQWFVEDLGSTNGTYLDRAKVTGPTPVPLGVPIRIGRTSLELRP, from the coding sequence TTGCCGGAACTCGTCATCACCGTCGCCCGGTTCGGGTTCCTCATCCTGCTGTGGATCTTCGTGTTCACGGTGGTCGGCGTGATCCGCCGGGACCTTTTCGCAGGTGCCCGGTCGAGCCGGCTGGTGGCCGCCCCCCGGGCGGTCGGCGCCTCGCTCGGTCAGGCGGCGAAACCGGCGAAGGCGAAGCGGGGCAGGGCGGCGCACCAGCTCGTGGTCACCGCCGGTCAACTGGCGGGGACCCGGATCACCCTCGGCGAAGCGCAGATCACCATCGGTCGGGCCGAGGATTCCACCCTCGTCATCACCGACGACTACGCCTCGGCACGGCACGCCCGACTGGTGCCACGCGACGGCCAGTGGTTCGTCGAGGACCTCGGCTCGACTAACGGCACCTACCTGGATCGCGCTAAGGTCACCGGACCAACCCCCGTCCCCCTCGGCGTGCCGATCCGGATCGGCCGCACTTCTCTCGAATTACGGCCATGA
- a CDS encoding WecB/TagA/CpsF family glycosyltransferase yields MTGSGKRNVLGVLVDATDYAGATDQVVAAAQERRSLALTALAVHGVMTGVLDPAHNARLNSFDVVTPDGQPVRWALNLLHGAGLTDRVYGPTLTLHVLSRFADEGLPVYLYGSTEETLARLIPALEQMFPALKIAGVEPSKFRAVQPGEDVEIADRIRSSGARLVLVGLGCPRQEVFAYAMRPLLDMPLMAVGAAFDYHAGLLRQPPPWMQRAGLEWFWRLGLEPKRLWRRYVILNPAYLTRLAGQKTGLWKARPPAPATEQPATFAV; encoded by the coding sequence ATGACCGGCAGTGGCAAGCGGAACGTCCTCGGGGTCCTGGTCGACGCCACCGACTATGCCGGGGCGACCGACCAGGTGGTGGCGGCGGCACAGGAGCGCCGTTCGCTGGCGCTGACGGCGCTGGCCGTGCACGGCGTGATGACCGGGGTGCTCGACCCGGCGCACAACGCCCGGCTGAACTCCTTCGACGTGGTCACCCCCGACGGCCAGCCGGTCCGCTGGGCGCTCAACCTGCTGCACGGCGCCGGGCTCACCGACCGGGTCTACGGCCCCACCCTGACCCTGCACGTGCTCTCCCGGTTCGCCGACGAGGGACTGCCGGTCTACCTCTACGGCTCGACCGAGGAGACCCTGGCCAGGCTGATTCCGGCGTTGGAGCAGATGTTCCCGGCGCTGAAGATCGCCGGGGTGGAGCCGTCCAAGTTCCGGGCGGTACAGCCGGGCGAGGACGTCGAGATCGCCGACCGGATCAGGTCCAGCGGGGCCCGGCTCGTGCTGGTCGGGCTGGGCTGCCCCCGCCAGGAGGTCTTCGCGTACGCCATGCGACCGCTGCTGGACATGCCGCTGATGGCGGTCGGGGCGGCCTTCGACTACCACGCCGGGCTGCTGCGCCAGCCCCCGCCATGGATGCAGCGGGCCGGCCTGGAGTGGTTCTGGCGCCTCGGCCTGGAACCGAAGCGGCTCTGGCGACGCTACGTGATCCTCAACCCGGCCTACCTGACCCGGCTCGCCGGACAGAAGACGGGGCTGTGGAAGGCGAGGCCGCCGGCCCCGGCCACGGAGCAACCGGCGACCTTCGCCGTCTGA
- a CDS encoding FtsW/RodA/SpoVE family cell cycle protein, with product MTAAAIPASSPAIAGEQPGVRLARSRRNAELSLLLVAMVLVAAYGAMVEAKVLDTVTADFWMPAAALTAVFLGLHLVIRFLAPFADPALLPAVALLNGLGVGFLRRLDLGNATPAEREDLAIFAGTGGRQLAWTLASVILAAGLLALMRDHRSVSRYAYTLGLAGIVLVMIPAVLPSRFSEINGAKLWIRVGGFSIQPGEFAKLALLVFFAYYLVRKREVLSLASRRFLGIDFPRGRDLGPVVVVWLISVLVLVFEKDLGTSLLYFGMFVVTLYIATERVSWLLIGLVLFFGGVYLAYVLGEVVGGPFANFYLRAQIWLDPFADPYNDGYQLVQGLLALGTGGLFGAGPGGGQPGLLPEVQNDFIFAGIGEEIGLFGLSALLVVYLLIVERGLRAALAVRDSFGKLLAGGLAFTLGLQVFVIVGGISKLIPLTGQTTPFLSAGGSSLMANWLLIAVLLRISDGARRPVGGGGGKAARPSGGPPEQLHGAPTEVIRP from the coding sequence GTGACCGCAGCGGCCATTCCGGCATCCTCGCCCGCCATCGCGGGCGAGCAGCCTGGTGTACGCCTGGCCCGATCCAGGCGCAACGCCGAGCTGTCGCTGCTGCTGGTCGCCATGGTGCTGGTGGCCGCGTACGGGGCGATGGTCGAGGCGAAGGTGCTCGACACGGTCACGGCGGACTTCTGGATGCCGGCCGCCGCGCTCACCGCCGTCTTTCTCGGCCTGCACCTGGTGATCCGGTTCCTGGCGCCCTTCGCCGACCCGGCCCTGCTGCCGGCGGTGGCGCTGCTCAACGGGCTCGGCGTGGGCTTCCTGCGCCGGCTCGACCTGGGCAACGCGACCCCCGCCGAGCGGGAGGACCTGGCCATCTTCGCCGGCACGGGCGGCCGGCAGCTCGCCTGGACGCTCGCCTCGGTCATCCTCGCCGCCGGCCTGCTCGCCCTGATGCGGGACCACCGCTCGGTGTCCCGCTACGCGTACACGCTGGGGCTGGCCGGCATCGTGCTGGTGATGATCCCGGCGGTGCTGCCCAGCCGGTTCTCCGAGATCAACGGCGCGAAGCTGTGGATCCGGGTCGGCGGCTTCTCCATCCAGCCCGGCGAGTTCGCCAAGCTGGCCCTGCTGGTCTTCTTCGCCTACTACCTGGTGCGCAAGCGTGAGGTGCTGTCGCTGGCGAGCCGCCGGTTCCTCGGTATCGACTTCCCGCGTGGGCGTGACCTCGGCCCGGTGGTCGTGGTCTGGCTGATCAGCGTCCTGGTCCTCGTCTTCGAGAAGGACCTCGGCACCTCGCTGCTCTACTTCGGCATGTTCGTGGTGACGCTCTACATCGCCACCGAGCGGGTCAGTTGGCTGCTCATCGGCCTGGTGCTCTTCTTCGGCGGCGTCTACCTGGCATACGTGCTCGGCGAGGTCGTCGGCGGGCCGTTCGCCAACTTCTACCTACGTGCGCAGATCTGGCTGGACCCGTTCGCCGACCCCTACAACGACGGCTACCAGCTCGTGCAGGGGCTGCTCGCGCTCGGCACCGGCGGCCTGTTCGGCGCGGGGCCGGGCGGCGGTCAGCCGGGCCTGCTGCCCGAGGTGCAGAACGACTTCATCTTCGCTGGCATCGGCGAGGAGATCGGGCTCTTCGGCCTGTCTGCGCTGCTCGTGGTCTACCTGCTGATCGTCGAGCGCGGGTTGCGGGCGGCGCTGGCGGTCCGCGACTCGTTCGGCAAGCTGCTGGCCGGCGGCCTGGCCTTCACCCTCGGGCTCCAGGTCTTCGTGATCGTCGGCGGGATCAGCAAGCTCATCCCGCTGACCGGCCAGACCACCCCGTTCCTCTCTGCCGGCGGCTCCTCGCTGATGGCGAACTGGCTGCTCATCGCGGTCCTGCTCCGGATCTCCGACGGCGCTCGTCGGCCCGTCGGCGGCGGGGGCGGCAAGGCGGCCCGACCGTCCGGCGGTCCGCCGGAGCAGCTGCACGGTGCCCCCACGGAGGTGATCAGGCCGTGA
- a CDS encoding peptidoglycan D,D-transpeptidase FtsI family protein — MNAPLRRVGVVVMVLFGLLFANLNWIQAYKADEYRTSDYNGRVQVAEYDRKRGNIEAGGTAFAVSKETDGELKFQRSYPGGAKYAHVLGYKPVNLAETGIEKFENDFLAGTSDQLIANRVKDMFTGDQTGGGNVLLTVSKRAQDVAYEQLRNNGVDAAKGAAIAVDPRTGAVQALVSMPSFDPNPLVSHRTNEATAAYNKLEQDPAGPLKNRALGEVLPPGSTFKIVVAAAALENGVGQETRIPAGASYTPPTSGTPIRNAAPSICPEDEVTLMNAVTESCNTGFAQLGVRLGADKIKEKARQFGFEQEDLTVGQLGEGGYPVAASRTGDMQNPDGGTDPAALAQSSIGQNNVRMTPLQGAMIAASVANGGSQMRPYLVRQLLAPDRTTSYYTAKPKELRQPVSGQVADDLRDMMVSVVNNGSGRNAQLKGYTVGGKTGTAQSAPDRPDHGWFIGFALDKNGNPISAVCVMLEQAGPGGSAEAARIAGQIMRAAIADPGGR; from the coding sequence GTGAACGCACCCCTGCGCCGTGTCGGCGTCGTCGTCATGGTCCTGTTCGGTCTGCTCTTCGCGAACCTGAACTGGATCCAGGCCTACAAGGCCGACGAATACCGCACCAGCGACTACAACGGCCGGGTCCAGGTCGCCGAGTACGACCGCAAGCGCGGCAACATCGAGGCCGGCGGCACCGCTTTCGCAGTCAGCAAGGAGACGGACGGCGAGCTGAAGTTCCAGCGCAGCTACCCCGGTGGGGCGAAGTACGCGCACGTGCTCGGCTACAAGCCGGTCAACCTGGCCGAGACCGGGATCGAGAAGTTCGAGAACGACTTCCTGGCCGGCACCAGCGACCAGCTCATCGCGAACCGGGTCAAGGACATGTTCACCGGCGACCAGACCGGCGGCGGCAACGTGCTGCTCACGGTCTCCAAGCGCGCCCAGGACGTCGCGTACGAGCAGTTGCGGAACAACGGCGTCGACGCCGCCAAGGGCGCGGCGATTGCCGTCGACCCGCGTACCGGGGCGGTGCAGGCGCTGGTCTCGATGCCGAGCTTCGACCCCAACCCGCTGGTCAGCCACCGCACCAACGAGGCCACGGCCGCGTACAACAAGCTGGAGCAGGACCCGGCGGGCCCGCTGAAGAACCGGGCCCTCGGCGAGGTGCTGCCCCCGGGCTCCACCTTCAAGATCGTGGTGGCTGCCGCGGCGCTGGAGAACGGCGTCGGTCAGGAGACCCGGATCCCGGCGGGTGCCAGCTACACCCCGCCCACCTCGGGCACGCCGATCCGCAACGCGGCCCCGTCGATCTGCCCCGAGGACGAGGTCACCCTGATGAACGCGGTGACCGAGTCGTGCAACACGGGCTTCGCGCAGCTCGGCGTACGGCTCGGCGCGGACAAGATCAAGGAGAAGGCCCGGCAGTTCGGCTTCGAGCAGGAGGACCTCACCGTCGGCCAGCTCGGCGAGGGCGGCTACCCGGTGGCGGCGAGCCGGACCGGGGACATGCAGAACCCGGACGGCGGCACCGACCCGGCCGCGTTGGCGCAGTCCTCGATCGGCCAGAACAACGTGCGGATGACCCCGCTCCAGGGCGCCATGATCGCCGCGTCGGTCGCCAACGGTGGCAGCCAGATGCGGCCGTACCTGGTCCGTCAGCTGCTCGCCCCGGACCGCACCACCAGCTACTACACCGCCAAGCCCAAGGAGCTGCGGCAGCCGGTCAGCGGCCAGGTCGCCGACGACCTGCGGGACATGATGGTCAGCGTGGTCAACAACGGCTCCGGGAGGAACGCGCAGCTCAAGGGCTACACGGTCGGCGGCAAGACCGGCACCGCGCAGTCCGCGCCGGACCGGCCCGACCACGGCTGGTTCATCGGCTTCGCGCTGGACAAGAACGGCAACCCGATCTCCGCGGTCTGCGTGATGCTGGAGCAGGCCGGCCCGGGCGGCAGCGCCGAGGCGGCCCGGATCGCCGGGCAGATCATGCGTGCCGCCATCGCCGACCCGGGAGGCCGCTGA
- a CDS encoding PP2C family protein-serine/threonine phosphatase, with translation MTLTLRYAAHSDRGLIRDGNQDSVYAGPRLLAVADGMGGMAAGDVASNIVIGAMAPLDEDVPGDALVDALRSAVGTANQQLRDTVDANPQLEGMGTTLTATLFSGSKLGMVHIGDSRAYLLRNGEFAQVTKDDTYVQMLVDEGRISAEEASSHPQRSLLTRALDGRDIDPEYSVRQVLAGDRYLICSDGLSGVVSADTIGETMREYADPQQCVERLVQLALRGGGPDNITVIIADATDQDIVEASPIVGGAAARDRGMATSADVSTPAARASALSAPRPPVPEEPSAGADDESERPKRRPVRAAAISLALLILVGGAVFGGWSYTQRQYYVGATEGGQVAVFRGIQGEIAGMDLSSVHSTSPADLDDLTLAAQEQVKQGIPAKSEPDAERRLAELTSDDPSNPNLKPVCPPIPSPSAVTVTTAPTPTGPVSPAPTASAPVSGGPSTPAAPTTTPDAPPSDTESPALDPAVCRSPE, from the coding sequence ATGACTCTGACCCTGCGCTATGCGGCCCACAGCGACCGCGGTCTGATCCGAGACGGTAACCAGGATTCCGTCTACGCCGGCCCGCGGCTTCTCGCCGTTGCCGACGGCATGGGCGGCATGGCCGCCGGTGACGTCGCCAGCAACATCGTCATCGGTGCCATGGCGCCGCTCGACGAGGACGTCCCCGGTGACGCCCTCGTCGACGCGCTGCGTTCTGCCGTGGGCACCGCCAACCAGCAGCTCCGCGACACCGTGGACGCCAATCCCCAGCTGGAGGGGATGGGCACCACGCTCACCGCGACCCTCTTCTCCGGCAGCAAGCTGGGCATGGTCCACATCGGTGACTCGCGGGCCTACCTCCTGCGCAACGGTGAGTTCGCGCAGGTCACCAAGGACGACACGTACGTCCAGATGCTCGTCGACGAGGGCCGGATCAGCGCCGAGGAGGCGAGCAGCCACCCGCAGCGGTCGCTGCTCACCCGGGCGCTCGACGGTCGCGACATCGACCCGGAATACAGTGTCCGCCAGGTGCTCGCCGGCGACCGCTACCTGATCTGCAGCGACGGTCTCTCGGGTGTGGTCAGTGCCGACACCATCGGCGAGACCATGCGGGAATACGCCGACCCGCAGCAGTGCGTGGAGCGGCTGGTACAGCTCGCCCTGCGCGGCGGCGGCCCGGACAACATCACGGTGATCATCGCGGACGCCACCGACCAGGACATCGTCGAGGCGAGCCCGATCGTCGGCGGCGCCGCGGCCCGGGACCGGGGCATGGCGACCTCCGCCGACGTGTCCACTCCGGCCGCCCGGGCGTCCGCCCTCTCCGCGCCCCGGCCGCCCGTGCCCGAGGAACCGTCGGCCGGTGCCGACGACGAGTCGGAGCGCCCGAAGCGTCGGCCGGTGCGGGCCGCCGCGATCTCGCTGGCGCTGCTGATCCTCGTCGGCGGCGCCGTCTTCGGCGGCTGGAGCTACACCCAGCGGCAGTACTACGTCGGGGCCACCGAGGGCGGCCAGGTCGCCGTGTTCAGGGGCATCCAGGGCGAGATCGCCGGCATGGACCTGTCGAGCGTGCACTCCACCAGCCCGGCGGACCTGGACGACCTGACGCTGGCCGCCCAGGAACAGGTCAAGCAGGGCATCCCGGCCAAGAGCGAGCCCGACGCCGAGCGTCGACTGGCCGAGTTGACCAGCGACGACCCGTCGAACCCGAACCTGAAGCCCGTCTGCCCGCCGATCCCGAGCCCGAGCGCCGTGACGGTTACCACCGCCCCGACGCCGACCGGCCCGGTGTCGCCCGCCCCGACCGCCAGCGCGCCGGTGAGTGGCGGGCCGAGCACACCGGCCGCGCCGACCACCACACCTGACGCCCCGCCCTCCGACACCGAATCGCCGGCGCTCGATCCCGCCGTGTGCCGGTCGCCGGAGTAG
- a CDS encoding NAD-dependent epimerase/dehydratase family protein, protein MLRWFLPSTDQEWRVSVAFVTGSGGLIGSEAVRHFAGLGLEVVGIDNDMRQEFFGEEASTAWNVRRLTDELGSAYSHHSIDIRDRAALAKLFKRYGTDVAVVIHTAAQPSHDWAVRDPFTDFDVNAAGTLNVLQNVREHCPEAPVIHCSTNKVYGDRPNSLPLVELESRWEIEPGHPYEQGIREDMSIDACLHSIFGASKVAADIMVQEYGRYFDMRTACFRGGTLTGPAHSATELHGFLGYVMRANMERRTYKIFGYQGKQVRDAIHSSDVVSAFEAFFRNPRPAAVYNLGGGRHSNTSNREAFALAEQITGQEMITEYVEANRIGDHKWWIGSNEAFQADYPEWKQVYDVPMIMREIYEANVDKWVPGA, encoded by the coding sequence ATGCTCCGATGGTTTCTGCCTTCGACGGACCAGGAGTGGCGTGTGAGTGTCGCGTTCGTGACCGGGTCGGGCGGTCTGATCGGCTCCGAGGCGGTCCGGCACTTCGCCGGCCTCGGTCTCGAGGTCGTCGGCATCGACAACGACATGCGGCAGGAGTTCTTCGGCGAGGAGGCGTCCACCGCCTGGAACGTCCGGCGGCTGACCGACGAGCTGGGGTCCGCCTACTCGCACCACAGCATCGACATCCGCGACCGGGCCGCGCTGGCCAAGCTGTTCAAGCGGTACGGCACCGACGTCGCCGTGGTGATCCACACCGCCGCCCAGCCGTCGCACGACTGGGCGGTGCGCGACCCGTTCACCGACTTCGACGTGAACGCCGCCGGCACGCTCAACGTCCTGCAGAACGTGCGCGAACACTGCCCCGAGGCGCCGGTCATCCACTGCTCCACCAACAAGGTCTACGGCGACCGGCCGAACAGTTTGCCCCTGGTCGAGCTGGAGTCCCGCTGGGAGATCGAGCCGGGGCACCCGTACGAGCAGGGCATCCGTGAGGACATGTCCATCGACGCCTGCCTGCACTCGATCTTCGGCGCCTCGAAGGTGGCAGCCGACATCATGGTGCAGGAGTACGGCCGCTACTTCGACATGCGGACGGCCTGCTTCCGGGGCGGGACGCTGACCGGCCCGGCGCACTCCGCGACGGAACTGCACGGCTTCCTCGGCTACGTGATGCGCGCCAACATGGAGCGCCGGACCTACAAGATCTTCGGCTACCAGGGCAAGCAGGTCCGCGACGCCATCCACAGCTCGGACGTGGTCTCCGCGTTCGAGGCGTTCTTCCGCAACCCGCGCCCGGCTGCGGTCTACAACCTCGGCGGGGGCCGGCACTCGAACACCTCCAACCGGGAGGCGTTCGCGCTGGCCGAGCAGATCACCGGCCAGGAGATGATCACCGAGTACGTCGAGGCCAACCGGATCGGCGACCACAAGTGGTGGATCGGCTCGAACGAGGCGTTCCAGGCTGACTACCCCGAGTGGAAGCAGGTCTACGACGTGCCCATGATCATGCGGGAGATCTACGAGGCCAACGTGGACAAGTGGGTGCCGGGAGCATGA
- a CDS encoding FhaA domain-containing protein: MSSGPEEEPVSVLQRFEKRLEGLVEGAFAKVFKGVVHPVEILNAMQREAEAHKAILAGGRTLVPNRYVIDLSPYDHSRLAPYAAALAQELAQSQAEFIGEQAWTVYGDVIVEIERGEGLDTGMFRVTAEVYTGGEVAPVSAPGYDAGQPAYPAYDQGGGYGPPPGHGGGRNVRLVSGDGRTYPLQMGSTVIGRGDQANLRLPDVGISRRHARLDFDGGQVVLTDLGSTNGTMVNGQRVSAVALNPGDMIQLGTTTLTFRVDG, translated from the coding sequence ATGTCCTCGGGACCCGAGGAGGAGCCGGTGAGCGTGCTGCAACGCTTCGAGAAGCGTCTGGAAGGCCTGGTCGAAGGGGCCTTCGCCAAGGTCTTCAAAGGGGTGGTTCACCCCGTGGAGATCCTCAACGCCATGCAGCGGGAGGCCGAGGCGCACAAGGCGATCCTGGCCGGTGGGCGCACGTTGGTGCCCAACCGCTACGTGATCGATCTCTCGCCCTACGACCACAGTCGTCTGGCGCCGTACGCTGCCGCGTTGGCCCAGGAACTGGCCCAGTCGCAGGCGGAGTTCATCGGCGAGCAGGCCTGGACGGTCTACGGCGACGTGATCGTCGAGATCGAACGCGGCGAAGGGCTGGACACCGGCATGTTCCGGGTCACCGCCGAGGTCTACACCGGTGGCGAGGTCGCCCCGGTCTCGGCGCCCGGCTACGACGCGGGCCAGCCCGCCTACCCGGCGTACGACCAGGGTGGTGGCTACGGTCCTCCGCCCGGCCACGGCGGCGGCCGCAACGTGCGGCTGGTCTCCGGCGACGGGCGCACCTACCCGCTCCAGATGGGCTCGACCGTGATCGGCCGTGGCGACCAGGCCAACCTGCGCCTGCCCGACGTCGGTATCTCGCGGCGACACGCCCGGCTGGACTTCGACGGTGGCCAGGTCGTGCTGACCGATCTCGGGTCGACCAACGGCACCATGGTCAACGGCCAGCGGGTCTCCGCCGTCGCGCTCAACCCCGGCGACATGATCCAGCTCGGCACCACGACGCTGACCTTCCGCGTGGACGGCTGA